One window from the genome of Gemmatimonadota bacterium encodes:
- a CDS encoding type IV pilus twitching motility protein PilT, whose translation MIEIVKAAVQRGASDIHLKAGDVVRARVNGVLQPLTKQRLSPDQTRQIASQLIADPEARETLDQIKDYDCSWAAPGVGRFRVNVLRQRGTFMVVMRVIPVEVPTLDDLGLPAVLRTIAEAERGLVLVTGITGSGKSTSLAAMIDHINATSHRHVITLEDPIEFLHRDRKASITQREVGGDTASFAVGLRAALREDPDVILVGEMRDTETIDTALKAAETGHLVLSTLHTQNAVRTVSRIVAVFPPEEQEMVRVRFAETIVAVISQRLLPRKESGGRTAAVEVMLGTGTVKDVLLEAERVDEIFDLMADGREQYGSQTFDQHLMDLVREETVSYEVAKAAASNPGDFELKMRMFA comes from the coding sequence ATGATCGAGATCGTCAAAGCAGCCGTCCAGAGGGGAGCCTCGGACATCCACCTGAAGGCAGGTGACGTCGTCCGTGCCCGCGTAAACGGGGTCCTCCAGCCGCTCACCAAGCAGCGGCTGTCGCCCGATCAGACGCGCCAGATCGCCAGCCAGCTCATCGCCGATCCGGAGGCGAGGGAGACGCTGGACCAGATCAAGGACTACGACTGCTCCTGGGCGGCGCCCGGCGTGGGTCGCTTTCGCGTCAACGTCCTGCGCCAGCGCGGCACCTTCATGGTGGTCATGCGCGTGATCCCCGTGGAGGTCCCCACGCTGGACGACCTGGGACTCCCCGCCGTCCTGCGCACCATCGCGGAGGCCGAACGCGGCCTGGTGTTGGTCACGGGCATCACCGGGTCCGGCAAGAGCACCAGCCTGGCGGCTATGATCGACCACATCAACGCCACCAGCCACCGCCACGTGATCACGCTGGAGGACCCCATCGAGTTCCTGCACCGGGACAGAAAGGCGTCGATTACGCAGCGCGAGGTGGGCGGCGATACCGCGTCGTTCGCGGTGGGTTTGCGCGCCGCGCTGCGCGAGGACCCCGACGTCATTCTGGTCGGCGAGATGCGCGACACCGAGACCATCGACACGGCGCTGAAGGCGGCCGAAACGGGGCACCTGGTGCTGTCCACCCTGCACACCCAGAACGCCGTGCGCACGGTGTCCCGGATCGTGGCTGTGTTCCCGCCGGAGGAGCAGGAGATGGTGCGCGTCCGCTTCGCGGAAACCATCGTCGCGGTGATCAGCCAGCGGCTTCTCCCGCGCAAGGAAAGCGGCGGGCGCACCGCGGCCGTGGAGGTCATGCTCGGCACCGGCACGGTGAAGGACGTCCTGCTGGAGGCAGAGCGCGTGGACGAGATCTTCGACCTCATGGCGGACGGCCGCGAGCAGTACGGCTCGCAGACCTTCGACCAGCACCTGATGGACCTGGTGCGCGAGGAGACGGTGTCCTACGAGGTGGCCAAGGCGGCTGCCTCCAACCCGGGCGACTTCGAGCTGAAGATGCGGATGTTCGCGTGA